From the genome of Canis lupus familiaris isolate Mischka breed German Shepherd chromosome 20, alternate assembly UU_Cfam_GSD_1.0, whole genome shotgun sequence:
cacattcccaccaacagtgtaggagggttcccctttctccacatcctctccaacatttgtggtttcctgtcttgttaattttccccattctcactggtgtgaggtggtatctcattgtggttttaattttatactAACCATTCTAATTAGTGTGAGGTGATAGTCTTATTTTTTGGAagtcacataaatggaattattttatttccttctcagaTTGTTCATTCTTtgtatgtagaaatgcaactggttGTTTGAGGGTTGGCTCTATATGCAGTTACTTGGCTGAATTGATTTATTAGTTCTGTCAGTGTTTTGTgggatttttaggattttatacaCATAAGATCACACTGCATGCATAGTTGATTTCTTCCTTTCGAGTTTGGttgacttttatttcattttctttctttaattgcCTGGCTAGAACCACCAGTGTTATGTTGAGTAGAAGTTTGTGAAATCAGATGCGGTGTTCCTAATCATAGGGGAAAAATGCTCATTGAGTATCATGCTTGCTATGAGCTTTTCATGAACAGCTTTATGTTGAgatagtttccttctattcctagttctTAGTGTTttatcaagttcttttttttaaattttatttatttatgatagtcacatagagagagagagagagagagagagagagagagagagaggcagagacacaggcagagggagaagcaggctccatgcaccgggagcccgacgtgggattcgatcccgggtctccaggatcgcgccctgggccaaaggcaggcgccaaaccgctgcaccacccagggatcccaatgtttTATCAAGttctatacacaaatataaaGATTAATTTCTTGATGCAGAATATAAACAATAATGTATCTCTCAATTAGTAATGAATGATTGTGTcatgttgtttttcttattttggtagTCCTGTCCACTACATGGAACTAGAGAATGATACacaaatttcagaatttcttcttctgggattttcAGAGGAACCAGAATTGCAGCCCTTCCTCTTTGGACTGTTCCTGTTCATGTACTTGGTCACCATACTTGGGAACCTGCTCATCATTCTGGCTGTCAGCTATGACacccacctccacacccccatgtacttcttccttgccaaccTGTCCTTTGTAGACATCTGTTTCACCTCCACTACAGTCCCCAGGATGCTGGTAAATatacaaacacagagaaaagtcaTAATTTATGAAAGCTGCATCATGCAGATgtactttttcttactttttgctGGTTTGGACAACTTTCTTCTGAGTGTTATGGCCTATGACCGATTTGTGGCCATCTGTCACCCCCTGCACTACATGGTCACCATGAACCCCCAGCTCTGTGGACTGCTGGTTCTGGTGTCCTGGATCATGAGTGCCCTGCATTCTTTGTTACAAACATTAATGGTGTTGCGGTTGTCCTTCCATACAGAGGTGGAAATCCCCCACTTTTTCTGTGAACTCAATCAGATGATCCAGCTTGCCTGTTCTGACACCTTTCTTAATAACATGGTGTTGTACTTTGCAGCTATGCTGCTGGCTGGTATCCCCATGGCTGGGGTCCTCTACTCTTATTGTAAGATAGTTTCCTCTATACGTAGAATCTCATCAGCTCAGGGCAAGCATAAAGCATTTTCCACCTGTGCATCACATCTTTCAgttgtctctttattttattgtacGAGCCTAGGTGTGTACCTTAGCTCTGCAGCTACCCAGAGCTCCCACTCAAGTGCAGTAGCCTCAGTGATGTACACGGTGGTCACACCCATGCTGAATCCCTTTATTTACAGCCTGAGGAACAAAGATATAAAGGAGGCACTAAGTGTGTTTTTCAGAGGGAAGACATAAAaaggctatttttctttcttttttttttaaatttttatttatttatgatagtcacacacacacacacacacagagagagagagaggcagagacacaggcagacggagaagcaggctccatgcaccgggagcccgacgtgggattcgatcctgggtctccaggatcacgccctgggccaaaggcaggcgccaaacagctgcgccacccagggatcccaaaaggctATTTTTCAACTAGTATCTGTGATTGCAGGCTTAATGCCTGATAGCCAGAAATTGTGATTCTTTATCAAATCATGAAAGAAGAACTTAATCCCTCTATTTTCCTGGAGtttcaatttttctaaatttcaactgcattatcaaatatttttttaaatattttaatttatttattcatgagagacacacagagagaggcagagagagaagcaggctccatgcaggaagcctgatgtgggacttgatcccagaactccgggattatgccctgagccaaaggtagatgctcaactgctaagccacgcaggcatcccctGCGCTATCAAATTTAACTAAGTCCCTTTGTTGTTCTTTCTGGTCCTTTTGATAGCCAacgattttcctttttttttttttctaccaaagtGAGTCCCAACCTTCAGTAAGAAACAATTTTGAGATTCCCATTTGCCTTATATAGTGATGAATTGTcctaattttatgaaataaactaCACTGGTAACTGAggccatttttataattttattgtagaGGAAATCTGAGATCACAGCTTTCACTCTGTGTCTATCATTCCTTTCTACATTACTACCTTAAATGCTCTTCTTGATAATATACACTTTAACCTACTAGTTTGTTTTTAGCTAGTCATGGGGCTTTACGATACTCATTAAGATCATATTCCTTCATTAGCACAGTATCCAGAGTATCCCTGGCACAGAATAGTAAGGCCAAAATTGCTTACGAAAAACACCCTCCAGGTATAATCTACAAAGAAGACAAATCTGCATAAACCAATTGGTTAAACAAGGGCTTGGCATAGAAGACATGAAAtaggatgaaataaaattttctataataccatattttattgtggaaaatgtgTTTTGATATGAACATCCACTCCTTAAAGTGTGGgatatttggtgttttttttattttttttttattttttttttttatttttttttttattggtgttcaatttactaacatacagaataacacccagtgcccatcacccattcactcccaccccccgccctcctccccttctaccacccctagttcgtttcccagagttagcagtctttacgttctgtctccctttctgatatttcccacacatttcttctcccttcccttattttccctttcactattatttatatttcccaaatgaatgagaacatataatgtttgtccttctccgactgacttacttcactcagcataataccctccagttccatccacgttgaagcaaatggtgggtatttgtcatgttaaagagttttattaattggggcagccccagtggcccagtggtttagcagtgcctttggcctaggacatgatcctgaagacctcagatcgagtcccacgtcgagctccctgcatggagcctgtttctccctctgcctgtgtctctgcctctctctctctttgtgtctgtcatgaataaataaataaaatctttaaaaaaagagttttattaaTTGAAGAATTTTGTGGTAggttttgtattatttaattgGATGATTTTGCTGTTTCTCTTTGAAAATTTCTAATATTACTCCTTCCATGGTTCTAAACTTAATATCTCcccctttaaaaatattgccaTAAATGTTACAGTGTGAGTGAACCATTTGTGTATTCACTCTGTCATTAATATGTTTCATTCTTTATGCCCTAAACTCTCTTCTACCCTGTGAGTGCAAGCTAACTCAGACAAGACTGGAATTCCAGCCTAGTAATGCTCTGAGACTGGAAACATGTGACTGAGGTTCCCACAAGTTATTTCTGCAAAAGTACACAGGCCTTTCCAACCTGTACCAGTTACCTGGAAGGGAATCTCAATGGTAGTCACTTTTTAGTACAGTTACCTGAAATAAATG
Proteins encoded in this window:
- the OR7A52 gene encoding olfactory receptor-like protein OLF4, encoding MELENDTQISEFLLLGFSEEPELQPFLFGLFLFMYLVTILGNLLIILAVSYDTHLHTPMYFFLANLSFVDICFTSTTVPRMLVNIQTQRKVIIYESCIMQMYFFLLFAGLDNFLLSVMAYDRFVAICHPLHYMVTMNPQLCGLLVLVSWIMSALHSLLQTLMVLRLSFHTEVEIPHFFCELNQMIQLACSDTFLNNMVLYFAAMLLAGIPMAGVLYSYCKIVSSIRRISSAQGKHKAFSTCASHLSVVSLFYCTSLGVYLSSAATQSSHSSAVASVMYTVVTPMLNPFIYSLRNKDIKEALSVFFRGKT